CAGTGTCAGAGCTACTAAGAAACCCGAGAGTAATGGAGAAGGCACAATCTGAGGTGCGACAAGCATTCAAgggaaagaacaaaattgaaccTAAGACCTCGGATGCAGGGTTTAATGCTCTTAACCCCTTGTGCTGCAAGCCTCTTACTTTGTATGCACCTTCATCAGTATATGCAATATTAGAAAAACGTTTATTACTTAGCACTAATGTTCTTGTACATGAGGAGTTAttgctaataataataaacaaagaaataatgtGTTATCAGTTCTCCATTTACATTGAGCTGCTCTCATTctaaattcattaaaaaaaaacctgaagGTATTAACGATTGCTGGAAACTATGTAAAGTGATTATGCAACTACCATTGCTGGTGCAGCAGCTGCTGTTGTTTTTGCAGAATATTCATCCATTGACGGCAAGAGCTTGGTACAATGGAATTCAATTTGTAGACGATGATGAAGAGGTGTTGATGCCATCAAACCCTTCTTAAGATCCGCCAGCAATTCCCTTATAGGGATAGCAACCAAAAAGCTTTTAATATACTCTTTGCAAGCTTCTTTGCCTTTGCATACAAACTCTTCCACATCACTATTTTCCAAATCTTTCTGGCTCAATACAAGAGCCCCTTCAGCTTTAGTTTCCTTACAGTTGTTCGATCGCACCTGATTTCCAGATTTCTCATTTGATGCTTTAGCCTCACTTGGTAATCTTTGGATTGTTGTGtctttgtcaaatttcaggATATAGGCCTGGTTGCAACCTTCATACAACCTCTCCCCTAATGTGTCAATTATGTAAAAAGCATCCTGCTCTACCTTTAGTATGAAGAAATGGTCGTTCCAACTCACAATGTAAACCAGAAGTTCACTATTGCATGCACATTCTGATGCAGAACGACTGATCTCATCCCATATGCTATCGAATGACATGGCACCCTGAAGGAAGTCACAATCCCTGTTTCCTAGTTCTTCAGGATGGAAGAATCCTATGAAAGACTTCTCTGGAACTACAGACAGAGGACGAATTTTAGCTTGAAGGATGGTCTCAAGATCAAAGTGCTTATCAGGGAAACGCTCTATGTAGGCCTCGTTATCACAGAGAGTTCTCCACTCTGATGATCCATCTCTAATGAGACTATCAAATTCACACTTGACAGGCATCTCATTTCTGTTGGATTTCAACCAATCTGTAATGACTGCAACCAAGGCCGTGCATGCACTCTCTCCAGCAGCACGTTCACTCCTCTGATCAATTGAAGCAAAAAATACTTGACATTGAAGCTTCATATGTCTATCACGGCTTATCACTTCCTTATGCTCCCAAATGCCAACAGAAAAATTCTCATCTCCGAATTCAGAAATGGAACTTTCTGTGTGATGTGACTTtcaaagtaaaaagaaaaaaaaggttttaaaaaatcaatacAGAAATGAAGACAAGCAAAAACATGTACAGAAAACAACAGTGAGACGTTGCATTACGTACCTCAAAACTGCATTCATCAGAGGAACTAAGCTGCCTGCGATCAAAATCAATATCATCTCCACCCTCTTCTCCATAATGTTTCTTCAGAAGAGACTCCCCTTTGGCTTTAGGAGATCTGAAGCTcaatttcctcttcttccattGTAGGATTCTTCCCTTGGAACTCTGCCACGAGTTTGGCCGACAGACTGGTGCACTGGAGTTGTCAACATGCAAGCCACCTATATCTAAATTACGGTTGCTATAGTGGACCCAAAAGTCATCTTGGCCATTACTATTAGTATTGGAGTAAAACAAGCCACCAGCAAAGTTTGCATAGGCTAGCGTTTCATAACTAATTGACTGCCTGACACTGGAGTCCTCCTTACTCCACTCTGATTCCTCCCGCCCATCATCATCAAGTGAATCTGTGTCAAATGGATAGTTGGATGCAGCATCCTCACTTCTAGCAGAACTCCTGCTATCACTGCTATCTTGCTCGACGCATGCCTTCTTTGATTTACCAAATGAAACATAATCTCTAAGGATTTTCACCTTTCTCAGTCCTGCTTTAAGAGGAGACAACTCATCCTTTTCTGTGGAAATAGCTTCGTCAGAAGGCATTGATCCAGGCACTGCCTCAGAAAGTTCTTGAGTGGCTCTCATTTCCAATATGCTCAGAGATATCTGCGGTTATCAAGGAACTTAACATAAGACATATTATTCAAATTTAGAAAAGGCAAAAAGAAACTAACCTGGCAAAGTTACGTGACAAAAGGTGATGAACATAgaagtttaattaatttaaacataGGCAGTACATACAGAAAGTGATGCCTTAGACTCTGAGGCCACAACAAGAACATTCAGAGGAATGTTGAGACCAAGTTCCTTTAACTCAGACACCGAAGCATACTGCGCTAGGTTCAATGATGCAGTTCCATAAACACCGACTCTGTTCCTCAATCCTTTGTTTTCAGCCTATTtcattaaaacaaaatcattgACATCATCAAGAAATCACATGATGGATGAGGCAAAAGTTAATTGACAAACCTTAAACAAAAGAATcgtataaacaaacaattaCAACATCACAATATGATCAATCtcaaaaagaataaagaaaaaaagagacaaCCGAGCTACAAAAGATTTTCCTGCtgctacaaaaaaaaaagagaacaaaggaagaaaaaaacaagaagacgAATTGAAAGGCAGAGAGGCTCACATTGAAGACTGTAAATGAAAGCTCCCAAGGGTAAAACATACCCTCTTTACAACCAGAAAAACTGCACAAACTCCTAAACTCCTCTTGCAATTCCACCACCCCATCATCTCTAATTTCACCTTCTTTGGTGAAATTCCTCTTCACAGATCGTCTCAAAGACCCCAAAGCCTTACCCTTCTGGCCCTTCCATTTAACCTCAACCAAAGCTCTTCTCTCACCCTCAAATTGAGTTTTATCCAATCCCTCAAGCCTGCCTACCACAATCACTACCTCAAATTTCTTGGTGGAAATTGGTGGCCATGGTGGCCACCTCATCATCTTCACCACCATTGCCTACTTGGATGCCAATATATACCAAGGATTAGGCTAAAACATGACAAATGGATATAAACAAAACGAGTCTACCTTGGGTGGTAGAATTAGAAATTTAAAGAAATGGGTAATGAAGATTAAACAGagagattgaaatttgaaatataaaatGGGGTTTCGAGATAAGAATTGGAAaaaggttttgaatttttttaggaTTGGGATGAAGGAAATTGGCAGAAACTGAAAGAGACAGATAAAAGAAGTGCAATGGAGTTCGAACTTAAATGCACTTCTATAGTTGGAATTTGCCGTCTGTGGAATGGACAAAATAACTAtagggagagtgagagagagagatgacgGCAGTCCTAAGAACCAACGtctctttttctacttagAATTCAAGTGGAATTGCACAAGGTGTCCTTCAACTAGTGCATATTTCTACTGTTACTTCTGGTATCTGTTCCCGCTAATTCAGGTCAAATTCTTTCGCTTTTATTGATATTCCTAGAATCTCTGGATTCTCCAAATCTTGATAATATATGGATCACCAAAATCGTTAAAATTACTTCCTAAAATTGACAGACTGCATTTTCATACTttccacatatttcttttcttttatgataaTATGTTTACTTATTAGGAAAAGGGAGGATGAATCGGAACTTAGGAATATGAGAATTAAAGAATTGGATTTGGATAAATGGTTTGGGGAAGTCTATCTCCATTTTCCATGTCCCTCCATGGGTCGTGGCTTCGGTGGCCGTTGGGGATGGGTTGTGAACTCAGTGGCTGCCAACATGTAATGGCAAAAATAACATTCCATCCAATACTATCAGGGCCTTTAACTTTAGAGACCATATTGCCTCAAAACCAAGGTTTTAGCTCAGAGAGGAAGAAATGAGGAGACAagtataaatttaaaacagaatTCCATATCATCATAGCCCTGGGACAGTCCCTAAGAATATGAAGAATAGATTCAGTTTGCCAACCACAAAGAAGACAAGAAGGATCAGAAGTTAGATTCCTCTTGGAATATGAAGAATAGATTCAGTTTGCCAACCACAAAGAAGACAAGAAGGATCAGAAGTTAGATTCCTCTTGGTTCTTTGCTCACTGGACAAGATTTTACCTTGATAAGCCAGCCAAATGAA
The Prunus dulcis chromosome 2, ALMONDv2, whole genome shotgun sequence DNA segment above includes these coding regions:
- the LOC117619444 gene encoding uncharacterized protein LOC117619444 yields the protein MVVKMMRWPPWPPISTKKFEVVIVVGRLEGLDKTQFEGERRALVEVKWKGQKGKALGSLRRSVKRNFTKEGEIRDDGVVELQEEFRSLCSFSGCKEGMFYPWELSFTVFNAENKGLRNRVGVYGTASLNLAQYASVSELKELGLNIPLNVLVVASESKASLSISLSILEMRATQELSEAVPGSMPSDEAISTEKDELSPLKAGLRKVKILRDYVSFGKSKKACVEQDSSDSRSSARSEDAASNYPFDTDSLDDDGREESEWSKEDSSVRQSISYETLAYANFAGGLFYSNTNSNGQDDFWVHYSNRNLDIGGLHVDNSSAPVCRPNSWQSSKGRILQWKKRKLSFRSPKAKGESLLKKHYGEEGGDDIDFDRRQLSSSDECSFESHHTESSISEFGDENFSVGIWEHKEVISRDRHMKLQCQVFFASIDQRSERAAGESACTALVAVITDWLKSNRNEMPVKCEFDSLIRDGSSEWRTLCDNEAYIERFPDKHFDLETILQAKIRPLSVVPEKSFIGFFHPEELGNRDCDFLQGAMSFDSIWDEISRSASECACNSELLVYIVSWNDHFFILKVEQDAFYIIDTLGERLYEGCNQAYILKFDKDTTIQRLPSEAKASNEKSGNQVRSNNCKETKAEGALVLSQKDLENSDVEEFVCKGKEACKEYIKSFLVAIPIRELLADLKKGLMASTPLHHRLQIEFHCTKLLPSMDEYSAKTTAAAAPAMVVA